The Sinomonas sp. P10A9 genome includes a window with the following:
- a CDS encoding lysophospholipid acyltransferase family protein, translating to MATPRDARTASTANRLRRPRALQPGSLWLYDTARRAFTGLQGLFRVDVITSGLDAVPHGQVVLAITHFGYLDFVPVALTWWERRRDRLRFLVGPRPYRSRLFGAVITACGGLAVVGQPGHASLSASLAALDAGWSIALFPEAGVSRSFTVRRCHTGAVRMARETGVPLIPVGVWGGHRIMTRGHDVMSKRGGGSLASLLRAPIRIHFGNPVDLSGSADADDAARRLQAAMQDAADVAALDFTLGLPARAWWVPAKFGGGAPTEAERDIWDARDAVNGLRPDRDKM from the coding sequence ATGGCGACACCCCGCGACGCCCGCACCGCCTCGACCGCGAACAGGCTGCGACGGCCGCGGGCACTCCAGCCGGGCAGCCTGTGGCTGTACGACACTGCGCGCCGGGCGTTCACGGGACTGCAGGGCCTCTTCCGGGTGGACGTGATCACCTCTGGCCTCGACGCCGTCCCCCACGGCCAAGTGGTGCTCGCCATCACCCACTTCGGCTACCTCGACTTCGTGCCCGTGGCCCTGACGTGGTGGGAACGGCGCCGTGACCGCCTGCGGTTCCTCGTGGGTCCCCGCCCCTACCGCAGCCGCCTCTTCGGTGCCGTGATCACGGCGTGCGGCGGGCTCGCGGTCGTCGGCCAGCCGGGCCATGCGAGCCTCAGCGCGTCACTGGCCGCTCTCGACGCAGGCTGGAGCATCGCCCTCTTCCCCGAGGCAGGCGTGAGCCGGAGCTTCACGGTCCGCCGGTGCCACACAGGAGCGGTCCGCATGGCGCGCGAGACCGGCGTCCCGCTCATTCCCGTCGGCGTGTGGGGCGGGCATCGCATTATGACCCGCGGCCACGACGTGATGTCGAAGCGCGGCGGCGGCTCGCTCGCCAGCCTCTTGAGGGCCCCGATCCGGATCCACTTCGGCAACCCCGTGGACCTCTCCGGCTCGGCCGACGCCGACGACGCTGCGCGGCGTCTCCAGGCCGCGATGCAGGACGCGGCCGACGTCGCGGCGCTCGACTTCACGCTCGGCCTTCCGGCGCGTGCGTGGTGGGTGCCCGCGAAGTTCGGCGGCGGGGCGCCGACCGAGGCCGAACGAGACATCTGGGATGCCCGCGACGCTGTGAACGGACTGCGCCCCGACCGGGACAAGATGTGA
- a CDS encoding deoxyguanosinetriphosphate triphosphohydrolase, translated as MAEAVAEGTRGYSKQDSSRWVEEPRKKSYRSDFERDRARVLHSSALRRLGAKTQVVAPDTDDFVRTRLTHSLEVAQVGRELGRVLGCDPDVVDTACLSHDLGHPPFGHNGESALNDIAHAIGGFEGNAQTLRLLTRLEPKVLDRDGQPAGLNLTRASLDASCKYPWTAVDAPLIHGHRTSKFGAYEDDLPIFSWVREDAPAGRSCIEAQVMDLSDDIAYSVHDVEDAIVAGKFQLRWMENPDHRARVIGYTQQWYLPHSEPAEIDAALARLEATPVWVREADGSRRSMAALKNMTSQLIGRFCDSALSLTRAAYGAAPLTRYAGEVMVPDETVTEIAVMKGLATTFVMTTDHRQPIYERQREVLHALVTALSATGDRHLEPMFAADWRAAQDDAGRLRVVVDQVASLTDGSGLAWYERLVGSLPSLW; from the coding sequence GTGGCTGAGGCGGTCGCCGAGGGCACCCGCGGATACTCGAAGCAGGACTCAAGCCGCTGGGTCGAGGAGCCCCGCAAGAAGAGCTACCGCAGTGACTTCGAGCGGGACAGGGCGCGCGTCCTCCATTCCTCGGCGCTGCGCCGACTCGGGGCGAAGACCCAGGTCGTCGCCCCTGACACCGACGACTTCGTCCGCACGCGCCTGACCCACTCCCTCGAGGTGGCCCAGGTGGGCCGCGAGCTCGGACGTGTGCTTGGCTGCGACCCGGACGTCGTTGACACCGCATGCCTGAGCCACGATCTGGGCCATCCTCCTTTCGGCCACAACGGCGAGAGCGCCTTGAATGACATCGCCCATGCGATTGGCGGCTTCGAGGGCAATGCCCAGACCCTACGCCTGCTCACGCGCCTCGAGCCGAAGGTCCTCGACCGTGACGGCCAGCCGGCGGGGCTCAACCTCACCCGGGCGAGCCTCGACGCCTCGTGCAAGTACCCCTGGACGGCGGTGGACGCCCCGCTCATCCACGGGCACCGGACCAGCAAGTTCGGCGCGTATGAGGACGATCTGCCGATCTTCTCGTGGGTCCGTGAAGACGCCCCTGCGGGTCGGTCCTGCATCGAGGCCCAGGTCATGGACCTCTCGGACGACATCGCCTATTCGGTCCACGACGTCGAGGACGCGATCGTGGCGGGGAAGTTCCAGCTGCGCTGGATGGAGAACCCTGACCACCGCGCCCGCGTGATCGGCTACACCCAGCAGTGGTACCTCCCGCACAGCGAGCCGGCCGAGATCGACGCCGCGCTTGCGCGGCTCGAGGCCACACCCGTGTGGGTTCGGGAGGCAGACGGCTCGCGGCGGTCGATGGCCGCCCTGAAGAACATGACCAGCCAGCTCATCGGCCGGTTCTGCGACAGCGCCCTCTCTCTGACGCGTGCCGCGTACGGCGCGGCCCCGCTCACGCGGTACGCCGGCGAGGTCATGGTGCCGGATGAGACGGTCACCGAGATCGCCGTCATGAAGGGCCTCGCCACCACCTTCGTCATGACGACCGACCACCGCCAGCCCATCTATGAGCGCCAGCGTGAGGTCCTGCACGCCCTCGTGACGGCGCTCAGCGCCACCGGGGACCGGCATCTGGAGCCGATGTTCGCCGCGGACTGGCGCGCGGCGCAGGACGACGCGGGCCGGCTGCGCGTCGTCGTCGACCAGGTCGCCTCCCTCACGGATGGCTCGGGCCTCGCATGGTATGAGCGGCTCGTCGGCAGCCTGCCGAGCCTGTGGTGA
- a CDS encoding sensor histidine kinase — translation MISFLRGAANRGATPDDEDGRTDRMSRLLGVFVASIWLVWLISPLVHAAELLGKPQGDVGFAAVLGFAVVYVWQFSRRGYVMGGADVVASPSARLQGWLGYVAMAALAVVCLAMLGQSGTTPFVFLAIAGMWTMPMVWAFAVAVALAVAYAAAWTVVPGWTEDLGTLTGMAMGVVAVGVAVISARRQRALGRARRENARLMVEEERTRFARDLHDILGHSLTVITVKAELARRVMDADPGRARSELEDLERLSRDALADVRRAVDGYREISLPGELARARAALAATGIEADIPRATDEVPSAARELFAWTVREGVTNVLRHSQARRCEILLGPTSVTIADDGGGDAPSAASPPQTAGGTTAGVVAGGASPVAAPTAGDGHGLRGLRERARALGATVETGPGPLDGFAVTVRLSPRTAGRAGAAQ, via the coding sequence ATGATCAGCTTCCTCAGGGGTGCCGCCAATCGCGGCGCGACCCCTGACGACGAGGACGGCCGCACGGACCGCATGTCAAGGCTCTTAGGGGTGTTCGTTGCGTCGATCTGGCTCGTCTGGCTCATCTCGCCGCTCGTTCACGCCGCGGAGCTCCTTGGGAAGCCGCAGGGGGACGTCGGCTTCGCGGCGGTGCTCGGGTTCGCCGTCGTGTACGTGTGGCAGTTCTCGCGGCGTGGCTACGTCATGGGCGGGGCCGACGTTGTTGCGAGCCCGTCCGCCCGCCTCCAGGGCTGGCTCGGGTACGTCGCCATGGCGGCGCTCGCCGTGGTCTGCCTCGCAATGCTGGGCCAGTCGGGGACCACGCCGTTCGTGTTCCTCGCGATCGCCGGCATGTGGACTATGCCCATGGTGTGGGCGTTCGCCGTCGCCGTGGCGCTCGCCGTCGCCTATGCAGCCGCCTGGACAGTGGTTCCTGGCTGGACCGAGGATCTCGGGACGCTCACCGGAATGGCGATGGGCGTCGTCGCGGTCGGGGTTGCCGTGATCTCCGCCCGGCGCCAGCGGGCGCTCGGGCGGGCCAGGCGCGAGAACGCGCGGCTCATGGTCGAAGAGGAGCGCACCCGGTTCGCCCGCGACCTCCACGACATTCTCGGCCACTCGCTCACTGTCATCACGGTCAAGGCCGAGCTGGCCAGGAGGGTCATGGACGCCGACCCGGGGCGGGCCAGGTCCGAGCTCGAGGATCTCGAGCGACTCTCCCGCGACGCCCTCGCGGACGTTCGCCGCGCCGTCGATGGGTACCGCGAGATATCCCTCCCCGGCGAGCTCGCGCGCGCCCGGGCCGCGCTCGCGGCCACGGGAATTGAGGCGGACATCCCCCGGGCCACGGACGAGGTCCCGAGCGCCGCGCGCGAGCTGTTTGCCTGGACCGTCCGAGAGGGCGTCACGAACGTCCTAAGGCACTCGCAGGCGCGTCGGTGCGAGATCCTGCTCGGCCCCACGTCGGTGACGATCGCAGACGACGGCGGCGGGGACGCGCCGTCGGCCGCATCGCCGCCCCAGACGGCGGGTGGCACGACGGCAGGCGTCGTGGCCGGGGGCGCCTCGCCAGTCGCTGCCCCGACGGCGGGCGACGGGCACGGGCTCAGGGGCTTGCGCGAGCGCGCGAGGGCCCTCGGCGCTACGGTCGAGACCGGCCCCGGACCGCTTGACGGCTTTGCCGTGACGGTGCGCCTGAGCCCCCGTACGGCCGGACGGGCAGGGGCAGCCCAGTGA
- a CDS encoding ABC transporter ATP-binding protein — MSSQGTLWAVEATGLEKTFGAVHAVAGVSLAIRPGEVVAFLGPNGAGKTTTIDMLLGLAVPTTGSAELFGLEPRRAVDRGLVSAVLQTGGLLKDLSVRETVELTGSLFSHTRGVQECLDRAGIAGIAGRRVNKCSGGQQQRLRFAMALISDPSLIVFDEPTTGMDVTGRRDFWAAIREDAAGGCTVLFATHYLEEAERYADRVILMDTGRIVADGTPGELRAMAAGRMVRATWPGATDADLAAVPAHDGAQRQGDQVAFRALDSDAVARHLLTATSARDLAITSHGLEDAFMALTAGDAGTAREPGRAFSKEGSTR, encoded by the coding sequence ATGAGTTCACAGGGAACGCTCTGGGCCGTTGAGGCCACAGGGCTTGAGAAGACCTTCGGAGCTGTCCATGCGGTTGCAGGGGTCTCCCTCGCAATCCGGCCCGGAGAGGTCGTGGCCTTCCTCGGCCCGAACGGGGCAGGCAAGACGACCACGATCGACATGCTGCTCGGTCTTGCGGTGCCGACCACCGGCTCCGCGGAGCTGTTCGGGCTTGAGCCGCGCCGGGCCGTCGACCGCGGACTCGTCTCCGCCGTGCTCCAAACCGGGGGGCTGCTCAAGGACCTCTCGGTCCGCGAGACGGTCGAGCTGACCGGGTCGCTGTTCAGCCACACGCGGGGTGTCCAGGAGTGCCTCGACCGTGCCGGAATTGCCGGGATCGCGGGGCGGAGGGTCAACAAGTGCTCGGGCGGGCAGCAGCAGCGGCTGCGCTTTGCGATGGCGCTCATTTCTGATCCATCGCTCATCGTCTTCGACGAGCCCACGACCGGCATGGACGTCACGGGGCGCCGGGACTTCTGGGCCGCGATCCGCGAGGACGCTGCTGGCGGTTGCACGGTCCTGTTCGCGACCCACTACCTCGAGGAGGCCGAGCGGTACGCGGACCGGGTGATCCTCATGGACACGGGCCGGATCGTCGCCGACGGCACGCCCGGGGAGCTCCGGGCCATGGCGGCGGGACGCATGGTGCGAGCAACTTGGCCCGGCGCGACGGACGCGGACCTCGCCGCAGTCCCCGCGCACGACGGCGCGCAGCGGCAGGGCGACCAGGTCGCCTTCCGTGCGCTGGACAGCGACGCCGTGGCGAGACACCTGCTCACGGCGACGTCTGCGCGGGACCTCGCGATCACGTCGCACGGGCTTGAGGACGCCTTTATGGCACTCACCGCAGGAGACGCAGGCACCGCACGGGAACCCGGCCGAGCATTCAGCAAGGAAGGAAGCACGCGATGA
- a CDS encoding GNAT family N-acetyltransferase: MAQLTYRPWREGDDRALLELWGDAEGAAAEQFRGALAPDSDGDRSEESGAMHDGASSPSAAGPRAATPPAPWRRCLVAEDQGIPVAAGVVYEAALHPARLWAYVEVARDHRRAGVATEILGRLREAAAGATTVHAADAPLGAAKLRTKVTAGTSGAAFAEASGFTVLQRSREVLVRPGTLKLPVFGDGTEAGDSSPLVEDLATGSVELSDAVGRYYAEVHAWDPPAPISVGRAQQLFLSEAAGAHGAVVLRAPAASAFGAGVAPAKKKGRLRAFAVSYAGPASAVAEQPSEVLLGHEVRLDPADAADAVRGLLALIAYQHPVQLEVDDSMAAVRAAVDPLLAAGAAEQIGPETLTLGD; this comes from the coding sequence GTGGCGCAGCTGACCTACCGTCCTTGGCGCGAGGGCGACGACCGGGCCCTCCTCGAGCTCTGGGGAGACGCCGAGGGCGCCGCTGCCGAGCAGTTCCGCGGTGCCTTGGCGCCGGACTCTGACGGGGACCGTAGCGAGGAGTCCGGGGCGATGCACGACGGCGCGTCCTCGCCGTCCGCCGCCGGCCCCCGGGCCGCAACGCCGCCCGCCCCGTGGCGCCGATGCCTCGTGGCCGAGGACCAGGGCATCCCGGTCGCGGCCGGCGTCGTGTACGAGGCGGCCCTCCACCCTGCGAGGCTGTGGGCCTACGTCGAGGTCGCGCGCGACCACCGGCGAGCCGGTGTCGCGACCGAGATCCTCGGCCGCCTGCGGGAGGCGGCCGCCGGGGCGACAACGGTGCACGCTGCGGACGCCCCGTTAGGCGCGGCGAAGCTGCGGACCAAGGTCACCGCGGGCACGTCAGGGGCGGCGTTCGCCGAAGCATCCGGCTTCACCGTGCTCCAGCGCTCGCGCGAGGTCCTTGTGCGCCCGGGCACCCTCAAGCTGCCTGTCTTCGGCGACGGCACGGAGGCGGGGGACTCCTCGCCGCTCGTCGAGGATCTGGCGACTGGCTCGGTCGAGCTCAGCGACGCCGTCGGCCGGTACTACGCCGAAGTGCATGCGTGGGATCCGCCCGCACCGATCAGCGTAGGGCGGGCCCAGCAGCTCTTCCTCTCCGAGGCCGCGGGCGCGCACGGCGCCGTGGTGCTCCGCGCCCCGGCGGCGAGCGCATTCGGCGCGGGCGTGGCCCCCGCGAAGAAGAAGGGCCGCCTGCGGGCCTTCGCGGTGAGCTACGCAGGCCCAGCGAGTGCGGTCGCCGAGCAGCCGAGCGAGGTGCTCCTCGGGCACGAGGTGCGGCTCGACCCCGCAGACGCGGCGGACGCCGTGCGGGGACTTCTCGCCCTTATCGCCTACCAGCACCCCGTGCAGCTCGAGGTAGACGACTCGATGGCGGCTGTCCGGGCTGCCGTCGACCCCCTGCTCGCGGCGGGGGCGGCGGAGCAGATTGGCCCCGAGACACTGACACTCGGCGACTGA
- the dusB gene encoding tRNA dihydrouridine synthase DusB, producing MPTVLPDNPSADASAGGVRLELPPLKLGRLTIDTPVVLAPMAGITNTAFRRLCREFGGGLYVAEMVTTRALVERHPGSLRIIKHDDDEAVRSVQLYGVDPVTVGQAVRMLVEEDRADHIDLNFGCPVPKVTKRGGGSALPWKTDLFTQIVQTAVREADKGSVPLTIKMRKGIDEDHLTYLEAGRIARDAGVAAVALHGRTAAQFYSGTADWSAIARLREALPDVPVLGNGDIWSAEDAVRMVRETGVDGVVVGRGCQGRPWLFGDLQAAFEGRADRIRPGLKDVGEAFFRHAELLVEYFEEEGRALRDIRKHVAWYFKGYAVGGELRAQLAQVNTLEELRGLLDTLDAEAPYPGVDAEGPRGRAGSPKRPALPHRWLESRTMDADQSRDIAAAELDVSGG from the coding sequence GTGCCAACCGTTCTCCCTGACAACCCCTCTGCGGATGCGTCCGCAGGTGGAGTGCGCCTCGAACTGCCGCCCCTGAAGCTGGGCCGCCTCACGATCGACACGCCCGTGGTGCTCGCCCCGATGGCAGGCATCACCAACACGGCATTCCGGCGGCTGTGCCGCGAGTTCGGCGGTGGCCTGTACGTTGCGGAGATGGTCACGACCCGCGCCCTGGTGGAGCGCCACCCCGGTTCGCTCCGGATCATCAAACACGATGACGACGAGGCTGTCCGGTCCGTCCAGCTCTACGGCGTCGACCCGGTCACCGTTGGGCAGGCCGTGAGGATGCTCGTCGAGGAAGACCGCGCGGACCATATCGACCTCAACTTCGGCTGCCCCGTGCCCAAGGTCACCAAGCGCGGCGGCGGATCGGCCCTGCCGTGGAAGACCGATCTCTTCACCCAGATCGTGCAGACGGCCGTCCGCGAGGCGGACAAGGGCAGCGTTCCGCTGACCATCAAGATGCGCAAGGGCATCGACGAGGATCACCTCACCTATCTCGAGGCAGGCCGGATCGCGCGGGACGCCGGCGTCGCGGCCGTTGCCCTCCACGGGCGCACTGCGGCGCAGTTCTACTCGGGAACGGCCGACTGGAGCGCGATCGCACGGCTCCGCGAGGCCCTGCCCGACGTTCCCGTCCTGGGCAATGGGGACATCTGGAGCGCTGAGGATGCGGTGCGGATGGTGCGTGAAACGGGGGTTGACGGCGTCGTCGTCGGGCGTGGATGCCAGGGGCGGCCATGGCTCTTCGGTGACCTTCAGGCGGCCTTCGAGGGCCGTGCGGACCGCATCCGCCCGGGCCTCAAGGACGTCGGCGAGGCCTTCTTCCGCCATGCCGAGCTGCTTGTCGAGTACTTCGAGGAGGAGGGGCGGGCGCTCCGGGACATCCGCAAGCACGTGGCCTGGTACTTCAAGGGCTACGCCGTGGGCGGCGAGCTGCGCGCCCAGCTCGCACAGGTCAACACCCTCGAGGAGCTGCGCGGGCTCCTCGACACCCTCGATGCCGAGGCGCCCTACCCCGGCGTCGATGCCGAGGGCCCCCGCGGCAGGGCCGGTTCGCCCAAGCGCCCGGCGCTCCCGCATCGCTGGCTCGAGAGCCGCACGATGGACGCCGACCAGTCCCGGGATATCGCCGCCGCCGAACTGGACGTGTCCGGTGGCTGA
- a CDS encoding response regulator transcription factor, whose product MSIRVVLADDQALVRGALAALLDLEPDIDVVGEAGDGAEAVSLAARAAPDVVLLDVDMPVKDGITACAEITAGIPGVRVLMVTTFGRPGYLRHAMQAGASGFVVKDTPARQLAEAVRRVASGLRVVDPALAAESLTAGESPLTERETDVLREAAGGGTVASIARTLFLSEGTVRNYLSSAIGKTGAATRAEAARIAEENGWLL is encoded by the coding sequence GTGAGCATCCGGGTTGTCCTCGCCGACGACCAGGCACTGGTCCGCGGTGCCCTGGCGGCGCTGCTGGACCTCGAACCGGACATCGACGTGGTCGGCGAGGCAGGCGACGGCGCCGAGGCGGTCTCGCTGGCTGCGCGCGCCGCCCCGGACGTGGTCCTCCTCGACGTCGACATGCCCGTCAAGGACGGGATCACTGCGTGCGCCGAGATCACTGCGGGCATCCCGGGAGTCCGGGTTCTCATGGTCACGACCTTCGGGCGCCCGGGATACCTGAGACACGCCATGCAGGCCGGGGCCTCAGGGTTCGTGGTCAAGGACACGCCCGCGCGGCAGCTCGCCGAGGCGGTGCGACGCGTCGCCTCAGGGCTGCGCGTGGTTGATCCCGCACTCGCGGCCGAGTCGCTCACAGCGGGTGAGAGCCCCCTCACCGAGCGCGAGACCGACGTGCTGCGGGAAGCTGCCGGCGGTGGCACGGTGGCAAGCATCGCGAGGACGCTGTTCCTCTCCGAGGGCACCGTGCGCAACTACCTCTCGAGCGCGATCGGCAAGACTGGGGCCGCGACGCGGGCCGAGGCGGCGCGAATCGCCGAGGAGAACGGCTGGCTCCTCTGA
- a CDS encoding ABC transporter permease, translated as MTTAAAHPDQTRAGGPAPRVPRLGGLNPTLVRIEVLRVARNARTLAFAVVMPVAIYFAFGGSGGLGRQAVGRGNVAAYSMISMALYGAMTVAVMTAASVSVERAQGWSRQLRLTPLRPQAYVAVKAFTALLTSLLPVVAVNAVGLLSGATMPSDVWVLSMLLEWFGAAVLAAFGLFMGYLLPTENSMQFLGLGLALMAFAGGVFYPFYLMDPILQEVARFTPMWGPSMVAHAVLLGDAFDWVWALNICAWLAVFATGAGLMFRRDTRRV; from the coding sequence ATGACCACCGCAGCCGCACACCCGGACCAGACTAGGGCCGGGGGACCGGCACCCAGGGTCCCGCGCCTTGGCGGGCTCAACCCGACGCTCGTGAGGATCGAAGTCCTGCGGGTGGCGCGGAACGCGCGCACGCTCGCGTTCGCCGTCGTCATGCCGGTGGCGATCTACTTCGCGTTCGGCGGCTCGGGCGGCCTGGGCCGCCAGGCTGTGGGCCGCGGGAACGTGGCCGCGTACTCGATGATCTCGATGGCCCTGTACGGGGCGATGACTGTGGCCGTCATGACGGCGGCGAGCGTCTCCGTGGAACGGGCCCAGGGCTGGTCGAGGCAGCTACGACTCACCCCGCTCCGCCCTCAGGCGTACGTCGCCGTCAAGGCCTTCACGGCCCTACTCACGAGCCTCCTTCCAGTGGTGGCCGTCAACGCCGTGGGCCTGCTCAGCGGCGCAACGATGCCGTCGGACGTCTGGGTGCTCTCGATGCTCCTCGAGTGGTTCGGCGCGGCGGTCCTTGCGGCATTCGGCCTGTTCATGGGGTACCTGCTGCCCACAGAGAACTCGATGCAATTCCTTGGGCTCGGCCTCGCGCTCATGGCCTTCGCAGGGGGGGTGTTCTACCCGTTCTACCTCATGGACCCGATCCTCCAGGAGGTCGCGAGGTTCACGCCCATGTGGGGCCCGAGTATGGTGGCGCACGCTGTGCTGCTCGGCGATGCGTTCGACTGGGTGTGGGCGCTGAACATCTGCGCATGGCTCGCAGTGTTCGCGACCGGGGCGGGGCTCATGTTCCGCCGGGACACCCGCAGGGTCTAG